From Pseudomonas sp. G.S.17, the proteins below share one genomic window:
- a CDS encoding glutathione S-transferase family protein encodes MTELILHHYPTSLFAEKARLMLGFKGLSWRSVIIPSIMPKPDLTGLTGGYRKTPILQIGADIYCDTALMARRLEQEKVSPTFYPEGQEFTVASFAAWADSVLFMHAVSLVFQPESLAVRFAKVPPEAVKAFVADRAGLFTGGNASRLPAEQARHQWPTLMSRLELQLSRNGDFLFGVPSIADFAVAHTLWFLKQTPVTAPLVDQYPEIVAWLGRVLGFGHGACSELSSTEAVEIAAKATPAALPDEVFVDPNGFQPGDQVTIAAIDYGIDPVEGELVFSGREELIVRREDERAGVVHVHFPRFGFRIN; translated from the coding sequence ATGACAGAGCTCATCCTGCATCATTACCCAACCTCGCTGTTTGCCGAAAAAGCCCGCCTGATGCTGGGTTTCAAAGGGTTGTCGTGGCGTTCGGTAATCATCCCGTCGATCATGCCCAAACCCGACCTGACCGGGCTCACCGGCGGTTATCGCAAGACGCCGATATTGCAGATCGGCGCTGATATCTATTGCGACACCGCGCTGATGGCGCGTCGCCTTGAGCAGGAAAAAGTGTCGCCGACGTTCTACCCGGAAGGCCAGGAATTCACCGTCGCCAGTTTCGCCGCGTGGGCTGACTCGGTGTTGTTCATGCATGCCGTGAGCCTGGTGTTCCAGCCTGAGTCGCTGGCGGTGCGCTTTGCCAAGGTGCCGCCCGAAGCAGTCAAGGCCTTCGTTGCTGATCGCGCCGGCTTGTTTACCGGCGGCAATGCGAGCCGTTTGCCAGCAGAGCAGGCCAGGCATCAATGGCCGACGCTGATGTCGCGTCTGGAACTGCAACTGTCACGCAATGGCGACTTCCTGTTTGGCGTGCCGTCCATTGCCGACTTCGCTGTGGCGCACACGCTGTGGTTCCTCAAACAAACCCCGGTCACTGCGCCGCTGGTGGATCAATACCCGGAAATTGTTGCCTGGCTGGGTCGCGTGCTGGGCTTCGGTCATGGCGCTTGCAGCGAGCTGAGTTCAACCGAAGCCGTTGAAATTGCTGCCAAAGCAACGCCCGCCGCGCTGCCGGACGAAGTGTTTGTTGATCCGAATGGATTCCAGCCGGGCGATCAAGTGACGATTGCCGCCATTGATTACGGTATTGATCCGGTCGAAGGCGAACTGGTGTTCAGCGGGCGTGAGGAGTTGATTGTGCGGCGTGAAGATGAACGCGCGGGCGTGGTGCATGTGCACTTTCCGCGGTTTGGGTTTCGGATTAATTAA
- a CDS encoding glutaredoxin family protein, with amino-acid sequence MLLRTLKKVVLIMLFVVAYQNWGKIEHFFTPSPAVATQSQAQARVVLYATDWCGYCKQTRRFLDSKGIPFKEYDIEKSPEGRKAYEALGGRGIPLIDVNGTIIRGFSEEAILAALN; translated from the coding sequence ATGTTGCTGCGCACCCTGAAGAAAGTCGTGCTGATCATGCTGTTCGTGGTGGCTTACCAGAACTGGGGCAAGATCGAGCACTTCTTCACTCCGTCCCCTGCCGTCGCCACGCAAAGCCAGGCACAGGCCCGCGTCGTGCTGTACGCCACGGACTGGTGCGGCTACTGCAAACAGACCCGACGTTTTCTCGACAGCAAAGGCATTCCCTTCAAGGAATACGACATCGAGAAATCGCCGGAGGGTCGCAAGGCCTATGAAGCCCTGGGCGGACGCGGCATCCCGCTGATCGATGTGAATGGCACGATCATTCGGGGCTTCAGTGAAGAGGCGATATTGGCGGCTTTGAACTGA
- the yejK gene encoding nucleoid-associated protein YejK, giving the protein MPIRHCIVHLIDKKPDGTPAVLHARDSELAESQAIENMLADLNESYNAKQGKAWGFFHAESGAHPFSGWLKEYFDGGKDFTAFSRVAVEHLQKLMEESNLSVGGHVLFAHYQQGMTDYLAIALLHHSEGVAVNDALDVTPSRHLDLGQLHLAARVNVSEWQNNKSSKQYISFIKGKNGKKVSEYFRDFIGCQEGVDGPGETRTLLKAFSDFVESEDLPEESAREKTKTLVDYASSQSKMGEPMGLEELSGLIDEERPRAFYEHIRNKDYGLSPEIPADKRTLNQFRRFTGRAEGLSISFEAHLLGDKIEYDEAAGTLIIKGLPTQLTDQLKRR; this is encoded by the coding sequence ATGCCGATCCGTCATTGCATCGTCCATTTGATCGACAAAAAACCTGACGGTACGCCCGCAGTCCTCCACGCACGCGACTCCGAACTCGCTGAGTCCCAGGCCATCGAGAACATGCTGGCCGACCTCAACGAAAGCTATAACGCCAAACAAGGCAAGGCCTGGGGCTTCTTCCATGCCGAGTCCGGCGCACATCCGTTCAGCGGCTGGCTCAAGGAATACTTCGACGGCGGCAAGGACTTCACCGCGTTCAGTCGTGTGGCGGTCGAGCATCTGCAAAAGCTGATGGAAGAGTCGAACCTGTCGGTCGGCGGTCATGTGTTGTTCGCCCACTATCAACAAGGCATGACTGACTACCTGGCCATCGCCCTGCTGCACCACAGCGAAGGCGTGGCGGTGAACGACGCGCTGGATGTCACCCCGTCGCGGCACCTGGATCTTGGCCAGCTGCACCTCGCGGCACGGGTCAACGTTTCCGAGTGGCAAAACAACAAGTCCTCCAAGCAGTACATTTCTTTCATCAAGGGCAAGAACGGCAAAAAGGTTTCGGAGTATTTCCGCGACTTCATCGGCTGCCAGGAAGGCGTCGACGGCCCCGGCGAAACCCGCACCTTGCTCAAGGCGTTCAGTGACTTCGTGGAAAGCGAAGACCTGCCGGAAGAATCCGCCCGGGAGAAAACCAAGACCCTGGTGGACTACGCCAGCAGCCAGAGCAAGATGGGCGAGCCCATGGGCCTTGAAGAATTGTCCGGGCTTATCGACGAAGAGCGCCCGCGCGCCTTCTACGAGCACATCCGCAACAAGGATTACGGCCTGTCGCCGGAGATCCCGGCGGATAAGCGCACCCTCAACCAGTTCCGCCGCTTCACCGGCCGCGCAGAAGGCTTGTCGATCAGTTTTGAAGCGCACCTGTTGGGCGACAAGATCGAATACGACGAAGCGGCTGGCACCTTGATCATCAAAGGCTTGCCGACCCAGCTCACCGATCAGCTCAAACGCCGCTGA
- a CDS encoding HU family DNA-binding protein, with the protein MALTKDQLIADIAEAIDAPKTTARNALEQLGQIVADQLENGVEITLPGIGKLKVAERPARTGRNPSTGAAIEIAAKKVIKFVPAKVLSDSINK; encoded by the coding sequence ATGGCTCTGACTAAAGACCAATTGATCGCCGATATCGCTGAAGCTATCGACGCGCCAAAAACCACCGCGCGTAATGCTCTTGAGCAATTGGGCCAAATTGTTGCCGATCAACTGGAAAACGGCGTTGAAATCACTCTGCCGGGCATCGGCAAATTGAAAGTGGCAGAGCGTCCAGCTCGCACTGGCCGCAACCCTTCGACTGGCGCTGCCATCGAAATCGCTGCAAAGAAAGTCATCAAGTTCGTACCAGCTAAAGTGCTGAGCGACTCGATCAACAAGTAA
- the rlmF gene encoding 23S rRNA (adenine(1618)-N(6))-methyltransferase RlmF: MTTPSKPSSPRKTPAHQAPAKPVEPKEKATLHPRNRHQGRYDFPKLIKSSPELAEFVIINPYGKESIDFANPSAVRVFNRALLKSFYGVAHWDIPADYLCPPIPGRADYLHFLADLLAERNEGVIPRGASIKALDIGMGANCVYPLIGHSDYGWQFLGSDIDPTAIAAATAIVKSNSLSKVITLRLQANRKQILLDLLKSDERFDVCMCNPPFHSSIDEAQRGSERKWRALGKADPKRKLPVLNFGGQSQELWCEGGEIGFVTQMINESTRLPKQVFWFSTLVSKASNLPLIQSTLKKAGVAESRVIEMGQGQKQSRFVAWTFLDKAQQEAWRQERWVLDK; this comes from the coding sequence ATGACGACCCCGAGCAAACCCTCCTCTCCGCGTAAAACTCCTGCCCATCAAGCTCCGGCAAAACCCGTCGAGCCGAAAGAAAAGGCCACGCTGCACCCGCGCAACCGCCATCAGGGCCGCTACGACTTTCCCAAGTTGATCAAAAGCAGCCCCGAGCTGGCTGAATTCGTGATCATCAATCCGTATGGCAAGGAAAGCATCGACTTTGCCAACCCTTCCGCTGTGCGCGTGTTCAACCGTGCGCTGCTCAAGTCGTTCTACGGCGTGGCGCACTGGGATATCCCGGCCGACTACCTGTGCCCGCCGATTCCGGGCCGTGCGGACTATCTGCACTTCCTCGCCGACTTGCTGGCCGAGCGCAACGAAGGTGTGATCCCGCGTGGCGCATCGATCAAGGCGCTGGACATCGGCATGGGCGCCAACTGCGTTTATCCGCTGATCGGTCACAGCGATTATGGCTGGCAGTTTCTCGGTTCGGATATCGATCCGACCGCAATTGCAGCGGCCACCGCCATCGTCAAATCCAACAGCCTGAGCAAAGTCATCACTTTGCGCTTGCAAGCCAATCGCAAGCAGATCCTGCTGGATTTGTTGAAGAGCGACGAACGCTTCGACGTCTGCATGTGCAACCCGCCGTTCCACTCGTCCATCGACGAAGCACAGCGCGGCAGCGAGCGCAAATGGCGCGCCCTGGGCAAAGCTGATCCCAAGCGCAAATTGCCGGTATTGAATTTTGGCGGACAATCCCAGGAGCTATGGTGTGAAGGCGGCGAAATCGGCTTCGTGACCCAGATGATCAACGAAAGCACGCGCTTGCCCAAACAAGTGTTCTGGTTCAGCACCCTGGTGTCCAAGGCCTCGAACCTGCCACTGATTCAAAGCACCCTGAAAAAAGCCGGCGTTGCCGAAAGCCGCGTCATCGAGATGGGCCAGGGGCAAAAACAAAGCCGCTTCGTGGCCTGGACCTTCCTCGACAAGGCACAGCAAGAAGCCTGGCGTCAGGAGCGTTGGGTTCTGGATAAATAA
- a CDS encoding valine--tRNA ligase, which produces MDKTYQPHAIETSWYQTWESENYFAPQGSGDPYTIMIPPPNVTGSLHMGHGFNNAIMDALIRFRRMQGRNTLWQPGTDHAGIATQMLVERQIEAQGLNRHDLGRDKFLEKIWEWKDQSGGNISRQIRRLGSSVDWSRERFTMDDGLSDAVKEAFVRLHEDGLIYRGKRLVNWDTKLHTAISDLEVENHDEKGFLWNLRYPLADGAKTADGLDYLIVATTRPETMLGDAAVAVNPEDERYKALIGKFIELPLVGRRIPIIADDYCDPEFGTGCVKITPAHDFNDYEVGKRHNLPLLNIFDKNANVLPVAQVFNIDGTLNETVDGHLPAAYAGLDRFEARKQIVAAFDAAGLLVSVDDHALKVPKGDRSGTIIEPWLTDQWYVSTKPLAEPAIAAVEDGRIAFVPKQYENMYFSWMRDIQDWCISRQLWWGHRIPAWYDESGKVYVGRDEAEVRAKNNLGPDVALQQDNDVLDTWFSSGLWTFSTLGWPEKTKALETFHSTDVLVTGFDIIFFWVARMIMLTMHLVKNEDGTPQVPFKTVYVHGLVRDGQGQKMSKSKGNVLDPLDIIDGIELEDLVAKRTTGLMQPKLLKKIEKQTRDEFADGIASYGTDALRFTFCSLASTGRDIKFDMGRVEGYRNFCNKIWNAARYVLDKGEDCGQNGEAVELSLADRWIISQLQRTEAEVTRQLDQFRFDLAAQALYEFIWNQYCDWYLELSKPVLWDETAPVERQRGTRRTLVRVLEVALRLAHPFMPFITEEIWQRLAPLAGVEGKTIMLQPWPVANEARIDQAAEDDIEWLKGLMLATRNIRGEMNIGPGKPLQLFLKNVSAEDERRLKENDYLLKKLAKLESITVLAPGAEAPLSATGLVGEMEVLVPMAGLIDKDAELARLDKEIQRLQGEVQRVGGKLSNAAFVDKAPPEVIAKERAKMVEAEQALGKLAEQHARIASL; this is translated from the coding sequence ATGGACAAGACCTACCAGCCGCACGCCATCGAAACTTCCTGGTACCAAACCTGGGAGTCCGAGAATTATTTCGCTCCGCAAGGCTCGGGTGATCCGTACACCATCATGATCCCGCCGCCGAACGTCACCGGCAGCCTGCACATGGGCCACGGTTTCAACAACGCGATCATGGACGCCCTGATCCGCTTCCGCCGCATGCAGGGTCGCAACACCCTGTGGCAGCCGGGTACCGACCACGCCGGTATCGCCACGCAAATGCTGGTGGAGCGTCAGATCGAGGCACAAGGCCTGAACCGTCACGACCTGGGTCGCGACAAGTTCCTGGAAAAAATCTGGGAGTGGAAGGATCAGTCCGGCGGCAACATCAGCCGTCAGATTCGTCGCCTCGGCTCGTCCGTAGACTGGAGCCGCGAGCGCTTCACCATGGACGACGGCCTGTCGGACGCGGTCAAGGAAGCGTTCGTGCGCCTGCACGAAGACGGCCTGATCTATCGCGGCAAGCGCCTGGTCAACTGGGACACCAAGCTGCACACGGCAATTTCCGACCTTGAAGTGGAAAACCACGACGAGAAAGGTTTCCTGTGGAACCTGCGTTATCCACTGGCTGACGGCGCGAAAACCGCTGACGGCCTGGATTACCTGATCGTCGCCACCACTCGCCCGGAAACCATGCTCGGTGACGCCGCTGTCGCCGTGAACCCGGAAGACGAGCGCTACAAGGCACTGATCGGCAAGTTCATCGAGCTGCCACTGGTTGGCCGCCGTATCCCGATCATTGCTGACGATTACTGCGATCCTGAATTCGGCACCGGCTGCGTGAAAATCACCCCGGCCCACGATTTCAACGACTACGAAGTCGGCAAGCGCCACAACCTGCCGCTGCTGAACATCTTCGACAAGAACGCCAACGTGCTGCCTGTGGCGCAGGTGTTCAACATCGACGGCACCCTCAACGAAACCGTTGACGGTCACCTGCCTGCCGCCTACGCAGGTCTGGACCGTTTCGAAGCCCGCAAGCAGATCGTCGCTGCGTTCGACGCCGCTGGCCTGTTGGTCAGCGTCGACGACCACGCGCTGAAAGTGCCGAAAGGCGACCGCTCCGGCACCATCATCGAGCCGTGGCTGACCGACCAGTGGTACGTGTCCACCAAGCCTTTGGCTGAACCGGCCATTGCTGCAGTCGAAGACGGCCGCATCGCGTTCGTGCCTAAACAGTACGAAAACATGTACTTCTCGTGGATGCGCGACATCCAGGACTGGTGCATCAGCCGTCAACTCTGGTGGGGCCATCGCATTCCGGCCTGGTACGACGAGTCCGGCAAGGTTTACGTCGGTCGTGACGAAGCCGAAGTGCGCGCCAAGAACAATCTGGGTCCGGACGTTGCGCTGCAACAGGACAACGACGTTCTCGACACCTGGTTCAGTTCGGGCTTGTGGACCTTCTCGACGCTGGGCTGGCCTGAAAAGACCAAGGCGCTTGAGACGTTCCACTCCACCGACGTGCTGGTGACCGGTTTCGACATCATTTTCTTCTGGGTCGCCCGGATGATCATGCTCACCATGCATTTGGTGAAGAACGAAGACGGCACGCCGCAAGTCCCGTTCAAGACCGTTTATGTGCACGGTCTGGTGCGCGACGGCCAGGGCCAGAAAATGTCCAAGTCCAAGGGCAACGTCCTGGACCCGCTGGACATCATCGACGGTATCGAACTGGAAGACCTGGTTGCCAAGCGCACCACCGGCCTGATGCAGCCCAAACTGCTGAAGAAAATCGAAAAGCAGACCCGTGACGAGTTCGCCGACGGCATCGCCAGCTATGGCACCGACGCGCTGCGCTTCACGTTCTGCTCGCTGGCGTCCACCGGTCGCGACATCAAGTTCGACATGGGCCGCGTCGAAGGCTATCGCAACTTCTGCAACAAGATCTGGAACGCCGCCCGCTACGTGCTGGACAAGGGCGAAGACTGCGGGCAGAACGGCGAAGCGGTCGAGTTGTCCCTGGCCGATCGCTGGATCATCTCGCAGCTGCAACGCACCGAAGCCGAAGTGACCCGCCAACTGGATCAGTTCCGTTTCGACCTCGCGGCGCAGGCCTTGTACGAGTTCATCTGGAACCAGTATTGCGACTGGTACCTGGAACTGTCCAAGCCGGTTCTCTGGGACGAAACCGCGCCCGTCGAACGCCAGCGCGGCACCCGCCGCACACTGGTTCGCGTGCTGGAAGTCGCGCTGCGTCTGGCGCATCCGTTCATGCCGTTCATCACCGAAGAAATCTGGCAGCGCCTCGCGCCGCTGGCGGGCGTCGAAGGCAAGACCATCATGCTGCAACCTTGGCCAGTGGCCAACGAAGCACGCATTGATCAGGCGGCCGAAGACGACATCGAATGGCTCAAGGGCCTGATGCTCGCCACCCGTAACATTCGTGGCGAAATGAACATCGGTCCGGGCAAGCCGCTGCAATTGTTCCTCAAGAACGTCAGCGCCGAAGACGAGCGCCGCCTGAAGGAGAACGATTACCTGCTGAAGAAACTCGCCAAGCTGGAATCCATCACCGTCCTGGCACCGGGCGCAGAAGCGCCATTGTCCGCCACCGGCCTGGTCGGCGAGATGGAAGTGCTGGTGCCAATGGCCGGCCTGATCGACAAGGACGCCGAACTGGCGCGTCTGGACAAGGAAATCCAGCGTCTGCAAGGCGAAGTGCAACGGGTTGGCGGCAAGCTGTCCAACGCAGCGTTCGTCGACAAGGCGCCGCCAGAAGTCATCGCCAAGGAACGCGCGAAAATGGTCGAGGCTGAACAGGCCTTGGGCAAACTGGCGGAGCAACACGCCCGGATCGCGAGTTTGTAA
- a CDS encoding DNA polymerase III subunit chi → MDTLKPLKDSANLLDDLESIRQLLGDDSLQPPLLTDTVKSETQIPLLFDVVGAKPALNHDLDFDTDEADIPVLTPQPPAHQAEPVQAQASPKPAANPDALLHLETELRAAAQLIMQDVIDDFAPHIETEIKRRLEARMERLLSQQQN, encoded by the coding sequence ATGGATACTTTGAAACCCCTGAAAGACTCCGCCAACCTGCTGGATGACCTTGAGTCGATCCGGCAACTGCTCGGCGATGACTCTCTGCAACCGCCGCTGCTAACCGACACGGTCAAAAGCGAAACCCAGATTCCGTTGCTGTTCGATGTGGTGGGCGCCAAACCGGCGTTGAACCATGATCTGGACTTCGACACCGACGAAGCCGATATCCCGGTCCTGACACCGCAACCGCCTGCTCATCAGGCCGAACCGGTTCAGGCACAAGCGTCGCCGAAACCAGCAGCCAATCCGGATGCGCTGCTGCATCTGGAAACCGAACTACGAGCTGCCGCGCAATTGATCATGCAAGACGTCATCGACGACTTCGCCCCGCACATCGAAACCGAAATCAAACGTCGCCTTGAAGCGAGGATGGAGCGCTTGCTCAGTCAGCAGCAGAATTAA
- a CDS encoding DNA polymerase III subunit chi: MTQVDFYILPSAEPSARLDFACKLTEKAWRLGHRVYLHCSDAAQRDDLDARLWRFKGEAFLPHSAAEDDQLSPVVLGLGDDPGQHQDLLVNLDLRIPEFFKRFARVAEIVVEDPAIRLAARESFRFYREHGYPLQYHRLQRL; this comes from the coding sequence ATGACCCAAGTCGACTTCTATATTCTTCCCAGCGCCGAACCTTCGGCTCGTCTGGACTTTGCCTGCAAACTGACCGAAAAAGCCTGGCGTCTCGGCCACCGCGTGTACCTGCATTGCAGCGATGCCGCGCAACGTGACGACCTCGACGCGCGACTCTGGCGCTTCAAGGGCGAAGCTTTTCTGCCCCATAGCGCCGCCGAAGACGATCAGCTCTCGCCCGTGGTTCTGGGCCTGGGGGACGACCCTGGGCAACATCAGGATTTGCTGGTCAACCTTGATTTGCGCATCCCCGAGTTCTTCAAACGGTTCGCCCGCGTCGCGGAAATCGTCGTCGAAGACCCGGCAATTCGTCTGGCCGCACGAGAGAGTTTCCGTTTCTATCGTGAACACGGCTATCCTCTGCAATATCACCGGCTACAGCGTCTTTGA
- a CDS encoding leucyl aminopeptidase has translation MELVVKSVSPETLKTATLVVAVGEGRALSDAAKTIDVLSGGTIAAVLKRGDLAGKVGQSLLLHNLPNLKAERVLLVGTGKDAELSDRQFKKVISGVLSILKSLGGTDAVIAVDQLAVKNRDTYGKTRLLVETLADGEYVFDRFKTQKAEPKALKKVTLLTDKLSVADVERAATHAQAIAAGMAFTRDLGNMPPNLCHPTYLGEQAKALGKAYKNLKVEVHDEKKLAELGMGSFLAVAQGSAQPPRLIVMNYSGGKKSEKPFVLVGKGITFDTGGISIKPAAGMDEMKFDMCGAASVFGTLRAVLELQLPINVVCVLACAENMPSGTATRPGDIVTTMSGQTVEILNTDAEGRLVLCDALTYAERFKPQAVIDIATLTGACVVALGGHTSGLLGNNDALINQLLDAGKLADDRAWQLPLFDEYQEQLDSPFADIANIGGPKGGTITAACFLSRFTKAYEWAHLDIAGTAWLSGGKDKGATGRPVPLLTQYLLDRAGA, from the coding sequence ATGGAATTGGTTGTTAAAAGCGTAAGCCCAGAAACCTTGAAGACCGCCACGCTGGTGGTTGCCGTGGGCGAAGGCCGCGCGCTCAGCGACGCTGCAAAAACCATCGACGTTCTCAGTGGCGGCACCATCGCGGCAGTGCTCAAGCGCGGCGACCTGGCCGGCAAAGTCGGTCAAAGCCTGCTGCTGCACAACTTGCCCAACCTGAAAGCCGAACGCGTGCTGCTGGTTGGCACCGGCAAAGACGCGGAATTGTCCGACCGCCAGTTCAAGAAAGTCATCAGCGGCGTGCTGTCGATTCTGAAAAGCCTGGGCGGCACCGACGCGGTCATCGCCGTCGACCAACTGGCCGTCAAGAACCGTGACACTTATGGCAAGACCCGCCTGCTGGTGGAAACCCTGGCCGATGGCGAATACGTCTTTGATCGCTTCAAGACCCAGAAAGCCGAACCCAAGGCGCTGAAAAAAGTCACCCTGCTGACCGACAAGCTCAGCGTTGCCGACGTCGAACGCGCTGCAACCCACGCCCAGGCTATCGCGGCTGGCATGGCGTTCACCCGTGATCTGGGCAACATGCCGCCTAACCTGTGCCACCCGACTTATCTAGGCGAGCAGGCCAAGGCATTGGGCAAAGCTTACAAAAACCTGAAAGTCGAAGTTCATGACGAGAAAAAACTCGCTGAACTGGGCATGGGCTCGTTTCTGGCGGTTGCACAAGGCAGCGCCCAGCCGCCACGCTTGATCGTCATGAACTATTCGGGCGGCAAGAAAAGCGAGAAGCCGTTCGTGCTGGTCGGCAAAGGCATTACCTTCGACACCGGCGGTATCAGCATCAAGCCTGCGGCCGGCATGGACGAGATGAAGTTCGACATGTGCGGCGCCGCCAGCGTGTTCGGCACCCTGCGCGCCGTGCTTGAGCTGCAACTGCCGATCAACGTCGTGTGCGTCCTGGCTTGCGCTGAGAACATGCCGAGCGGCACCGCGACGCGCCCTGGCGATATCGTCACTACCATGAGCGGCCAGACGGTTGAAATCCTCAACACCGACGCCGAAGGCCGTCTGGTGCTGTGCGATGCCTTGACCTACGCCGAGCGCTTCAAGCCGCAGGCCGTGATCGACATCGCGACCCTGACCGGCGCGTGCGTCGTGGCGCTGGGCGGTCATACCTCCGGCCTGCTGGGCAACAACGATGCGTTGATCAATCAACTGCTGGATGCCGGCAAACTGGCCGACGACCGTGCCTGGCAGCTGCCGTTGTTCGATGAATACCAGGAGCAACTGGACAGCCCGTTCGCCGACATCGCCAACATCGGCGGCCCGAAAGGCGGCACCATCACCGCGGCCTGCTTCCTGTCACGCTTCACCAAAGCGTACGAGTGGGCGCACCTGGACATCGCCGGTACCGCCTGGCTGAGTGGCGGCAAGGACAAGGGCGCCACTGGCCGTCCGGTTCCGTTGCTGACTCAATACCTGCTTGACCGCGCTGGCGCATAA
- the lptF gene encoding LPS export ABC transporter permease LptF, translating into MIVFRYLSREVLLTLSAVSAVLLVIIMSGRFIKYLAQAASGALDPGVLFMIMGFRLPGFLQLILPLGLFLGILLAYGRLYLESEMTVLAATGMSQQRLLWMTMAPAALVALLVAWLSFSLAPQGATQFSLLINKQDAMTEFDTLVPGRFQTLRDGSRVTYTQDLSDDRSKLGGVFISEKRMSQDKSKDRGITVLVAEKGHQEIKPDGSRFLILENGYRYDGNPGEANYRAIKYDTYGALLPKPDISDEITDRDAIPTSELFGNDTPRYKAELQWRVSLPILVFIVTLMAVPLARVNPRQGRYLKLLPAILLYMAYLTILIAARGALEKGKLPMALGLWWVHALFLLIGLGLLYWEPLRLKMASRRSVPEVTHG; encoded by the coding sequence TTGATTGTCTTCCGTTATCTATCCCGAGAAGTGCTGCTTACCTTGAGCGCTGTCAGCGCCGTGCTGCTGGTAATCATCATGAGCGGACGCTTCATCAAATACCTGGCCCAGGCGGCCTCCGGTGCGCTGGATCCCGGCGTGTTGTTCATGATCATGGGCTTTCGTCTGCCAGGCTTTCTGCAACTGATCCTGCCCTTGGGTCTGTTTCTGGGGATTCTGCTGGCGTACGGCCGGTTGTATCTGGAAAGCGAAATGACCGTGCTCGCCGCCACCGGCATGAGCCAGCAACGCTTGCTATGGATGACCATGGCCCCGGCGGCGCTGGTGGCGCTGCTGGTTGCCTGGCTGAGCTTCAGCCTGGCGCCGCAGGGCGCGACGCAGTTTTCCCTGTTGATCAACAAACAGGATGCGATGACCGAATTCGACACACTGGTGCCGGGCCGCTTCCAGACCCTGCGTGACGGCAGCCGGGTGACGTACACCCAGGACCTGTCGGATGATCGATCGAAGCTCGGCGGGGTGTTCATCTCCGAAAAACGCATGTCTCAGGACAAGTCCAAGGATCGCGGCATCACCGTGCTGGTCGCCGAAAAAGGCCACCAGGAAATCAAGCCGGATGGCAGTCGCTTCCTGATTCTGGAAAACGGTTATCGCTACGACGGCAATCCGGGCGAAGCCAACTACCGCGCCATCAAATACGACACGTACGGTGCCTTGCTGCCCAAGCCGGACATCAGCGACGAAATCACCGACCGCGATGCGATCCCCACCAGCGAGTTGTTCGGCAACGATACGCCGCGCTACAAGGCTGAACTGCAGTGGCGCGTTTCGCTGCCGATCCTGGTGTTCATCGTCACCTTGATGGCCGTGCCCCTGGCCCGGGTCAACCCGCGCCAGGGCCGCTACCTCAAGTTGCTGCCGGCGATCCTGCTTTATATGGCGTACCTGACGATCCTGATTGCCGCCCGTGGCGCCCTTGAAAAAGGCAAGCTGCCAATGGCGCTGGGCTTGTGGTGGGTTCACGCATTGTTCTTGTTGATTGGCCTGGGACTTCTGTACTGGGAACCGCTGCGTCTGAAAATGGCGAGTCGTCGCAGCGTACCGGAGGTGACCCATGGTTAA